The Miscanthus floridulus cultivar M001 chromosome 6, ASM1932011v1, whole genome shotgun sequence genomic interval GAGGAGCCTCTCCGGCGGCCGTCCCCCACGGCTGCCATCTCTCAGATTTTCAGGTAAAATTGCCTTCAGATGGGCTGCTGTTTATTCCTCCTGGTTAATCTGCATAGAGGCCTGATGCGAGAGTTCACATGCATCATTGTGTTCTGCAATGTGTGCGTGGAGCAGACAAGCTAAGGAGCCGCAGTGTCGTTGCCAAGGCTGCGCAGGACAGTTCAGAATCATCCGGGAGCATAGTGAAATACGTCACGACTTCTGTGAGTTTCTTGTCCTGGTGACTTGTGAGTCATGACTCATGAAAAGCTATTTAGCCATATCAAGCTTGAAGTTTGAGCTTCTTCAGAAGGGCCAAAAATTTCTTGCTCTCTTGTGAATGTGCTGCGACTTGCCTCGTTGTCTTCAGTGTAAACTGTGTGGCTGTTGGCTAAGCAAATTTGGCCTTTCTCAAGATTGGGTGCTACTACTTACAACTTAGCTGGGGACATCATACTGACAATGCAGAAAACGGATCCATGTTTGCAGTTTTGAACATTACAAAGCTCACTTCCATGCCCGATGCATCAATCCTGCAGCTTTAGGGTTATGCTTTGTTTGGTGACATTAGTACTTCCATGAGGCACTGCGGAAGACTAACTAAACTCCTATAGTCGTATtgattatttttttcttcttctaaaaACGAATACAGTTCAGCACTGCGGAAGACATTTTTGGTCTAGCTGGTATAGGCTTTGCCGCAATAGCTGCATTATGGGCTTCAGTCAACCTCATTGAGGTAAATTCCAAATGACATGTTGCAGTTTTCAATTCCTAACAGATGAGCGTTCACCTACAAGCCACATAAGGTTAATCTGGTCCATGTTTTCGTTCATCTTCAGATCATCGATAAGCTCCCGGTTCTTCCTCTTCTCTTTGAACTAGTTGGGATATTAATTGCATGGGTAAGTTTTTGTCCCACCTTTAGGCTCCTAGGGTTTACTCTAAAATTTTATCATCTTTTCAAATACTTTACATCATCGCAAGTAAGTTTTCCCGAGCCCTGATTGTCAACTCTTGACATTTTCAGCTTTTCATCTACAACAATCTCCTCTTCAAGCCAAAGAGGTAATAACTACTCCTGTTCCATTATGTCCGTTCATACAGCCATGCTATAGGTAAGATTGGTCCATCCGATCAACGCACTACCATTAGTCCATTACATACGTGCAAAGCCGCAGCAGGCATGAGACGATGACTGCCGGACCTCTTAGGATATACTCCCTCATTTTAAATTACAAGGCGTTTTGACTTTTagagatacatagcttttgttgTGTACTCAGATATACACTATgtttaaaagcaatgtatctagaaaagccaaaacatcatataatttggaatgaaggaaGTATTAAGAGACAGTATCTTTTCAAGAAAAAACATGTGAAATGATTTCAAGCATACCCCTACTTAATAATATGGTACACATCTCTTCTTTCAAAGCATTTAACTTTAGGTATAAAGAGGAAACATATTGCAATAGGACAAACACTATTGACACGTTTGGTTGGAGATAATTGAAAGGAGGGAATGGAAGTTTGGAGCTagaattttagattttttttttgttttatgagAGTGGTTGTTTTGGTGGGAAGGAGAATGGGAGTTTAGAGACCAACTCATCAATCACTTCCCTGAGAGAGGTGGTTGTTGGGTGTGAGTTGTGCTTTTAATGAAAAATGAATGTATCATCAGTCCATTGTCTTTTCATATAATTTCCTACTTAAAAAAACACAAGATGAGATATACATTTTCTCTTCGACTCCCCTTCTTATTCTCTTCACTAACCAAACAAGGAATTTAGACTAAGAGTTAAATTTCCACTTGAATTCTTTCCATCAACTCCCATCGCTAATTCCTATATCCCTTTTCAGTGGTTGCCAAACGTGCCGTGTGAGACAAGTCTGCCAAGGCCATAGGCCAACATACCAAAACGGGAGAGTAATTTAGAAGTAGCCGTACAAATATAAGCATTGTAGTTAACTAGTATTGCTCGATTCATCACGGGTCCTATTTTGCGTTTTGGATTGATTAGTTCATATTATCTGCAGGGAAGAATTTCTGAAGAACATAAAAAACTCAGTATCTCAAATCCTGGGGCAGTAACCTTTGCAGGCGACAGTAGACAGCAAGCATTCTGTCATGGGTTCTCTGCAAGCGTACCGAATGCAATTATGCAATATAAACTGTCTGCAAGCTATGAGTGTTGCCATGTTTTACTCTACACAAGCACTACCAATTTTCTGTACAGGTTAGTGTGATTAAAGCCGTTTTCCTAGCACCAAAACTTGGACTGGGACCTCTTGCTGTACGAGTCTAATGAAAACAGACACCCGGATTCTTCCTGTACTGAATGCTTCGGCTATTCAATTTCACGTACAAGGACGAAGGGGtatttacatctgaaatcatagAAACAGCGTAACAAAGAAAAGATGTCAAAGAGATTACTAATGACCAGCGGTGAATGAGGACGCCGTTACAATTATCCTGTGGGTTGGCAATCAAACATCACAGTTCACAAGGCAGCCGAAAGTTGTAGAGCCATGGAATCGATGTAGCACGTCACCTTGGTGCTAAAAAGATCATGCCAGTTCAAAATAACATCAGTGCAACAACGACGGATGGGTTCATCTCTGCATTGATACCTTTTCTTCCTTTGACTTTTGATTTTGAAATAAGCACCCACCCAGCTGTGCTCCTCTTGTAAGCACATCCTCCCCAGCCCAAGTTGTTGTGGTTTGTGTGCGGCACGCACACTTTGCAAaatcacaaacagcagctacatcTTGGCTCGAATCAGGTGGATGCAAATGATAAAATTTCGACACGGAAAGAAAAGAGAGAAACTACAATGTAGAAAATACAACAAGGTTGAATGCATTTATGACTAAACTAACTATCCAGATTCCAGCATTACACTTATTCTGACCAATGAGAATAAATTTGAATTCTCTAAAATATAAATTATATCTATCAAGACTGATACAGGTATCTGATCAACATGTTAAAGGGGTGAAAACACGATTCCCTTGATCATTGCAACACCCTGAGTACAAACCTGGAACGCCCAGGCTTCAGTTTTTGTCCAAAAAGCCAGTAACAGGTTTTCCAGCATTACTGCTGGAACTCTGCGGATATGTTTTTACAACAGGTACATCTACTTTTGAATATGGTACTTGAGAAACACCATTTACCTGTCCAGGATAGCCAGATGTTTCAGATTTGATTGCCATGGAGTTCTCTGCAGAGGAGAATAATCAGGATTAAGCTCATCCTAGCCCTAGAAAGCAAACAGAAAAGGATGTTTCTCTTCACAATAATACACTCTAGCCTTCCTAGGTTTACTAATGGATTCTCAGTTCCCAGATAAAATGGAAGAAAGTACTTGTATAAATGAGCTAGCAAGTCACCAAGTTCAACTCTTAAGTCAGACAACACAAGACCATGTAAAACCATTCAGTCAGATGGATCCATATATTATGCAATGCTGGCAAATATCACTGACCGAACTAtctttctcttctcttttttataataaaataaattgcACAGTAGGGGCCTCCCCTACTGTATTCCCCCTCTCAAAAAAAAATCACTGATGTGAAGTAACAAGATGAGGTCACATGTAAGGATTTCGCATTAGCAATTAGCATGGTGAATAGGAACATTTGGTGTACCTTTCCTTCTTCCTTTTACCACAAACTTGCGGAGGCATTCACGGAATTCTGTCAGCACAACTCTTTCTTGTTCTGCATACAGTGCAGATTGGTTTTGGTTCACAGTTACTGTCTGCTGAGGAACAGCATTTTGAGAAGTCGTAAACACTGTATCTTGTTCGTCACACATTTTCTCGAGCACTTCTTCGTCACACAACAGTGCTAGTGTTCCAGGAGACATAGGTCTATTGGACTTCTGATCATCAGCGCAGTTAGGTCTGGATTCTTCTAGAATAGCTTTGCCCGTATGAGTTCCTCTACTTGAATGGTCATCAATTGATGCTTTTTGATCTGGATCTTGATTATTTCCTTCTCTATCATGGTTTGTCAATGCTAGGGAATCTGCCCTGTCATCTTCCTTCTCGCCAACCTTCTCTTCCATCGTATTCCGGCCTGTTACTTTAATAAAAATAATACAATGAGCAGCACATAACCATCCAATTAATGCCCATTTAACCATTTTGCAGACTCTGTTTATAATCCATTAATCCTCTATGTTGTTCCTGGTTGCATTCTCTTAACATACAGTAGTGCATACTTGCAGGTCTCAGGGGGAATGAAATAGTGCTACATGTAATGTGTGTCCATACTTATATTGATAAATAAATATAGCACATTGAAGGACAGAAGTGAAAATATGCAGTGAAACGCTCACAGATGATCTGAGAAACAGAAAGTGTGATTGTACATATCAACTGCTTGCCAACTCTCGTGCAGTTTCAACAGGAAAAAGGCAAATGGTAACCTTGACCATGATATGTAGCGCTTAGTAATTTATAGAGTATAACATAACAGTACATATTAGAGGTAATAGCTGCACATCCAAGCAAAACACAAATAACTCAATAACAATAAGTATCCCACATTTATTTTCTGCATGGAGAGATGAAGCACTAACACTTTTGTCCCTATATCTTATCTTCTGGTTGTTG includes:
- the LOC136456587 gene encoding protein CURVATURE THYLAKOID 1C, chloroplastic-like encodes the protein MMACALAVAQPAASLALSGKRSLSGGRPPRLPSLRFSDKLRSRSVVAKAAQDSSESSGSIVKYVTTSFSTAEDIFGLAGIGFAAIAALWASVNLIEIIDKLPVLPLLFELVGILIAWLFIYNNLLFKPKREEFLKNIKNSVSQILGQ